In one Candidatus Hydrogenedentota bacterium genomic region, the following are encoded:
- a CDS encoding pectate lyase has protein sequence MGGRGGRVIEVTNLNDSGLGSFRAACEAEGPRTVVFRVSGTIALESELEIEHPYITIAGQTAPGDGICVKNYQVKVEADHVIIRYMRFRPGDERGVEQDTFSGEGDHIVIDHCSVSWGVDETLSFNKASNLSVQWCLVSESLYRSVHKKGDHGYGGLWGGPGGSFHHNALVHHSSRNPRASGNKESGLLDFRNNVVYNWGFNSAYGGELWPRNWVNNYYKPGPATRDSVKRRIFLQKAKEGKMYLAGTHMDGYPEVTADNWGKGVDYAEDGEATEATLRVDSEFIVAPVTTDTAEVAFERVLAGVGASLVRDSVDTRIIEEIRTGTAKYGKSFEGGGNGIIDSQKDVGGWPELKSEPAPEDGDHDGMPDTWEKDKGLNPADGADGNADRDGDGYTNLEEYLNSLAP, from the coding sequence ATCGGCGGCCGCGGCGGGCGGGTGATTGAAGTCACCAACCTCAACGACAGCGGGCTGGGCAGCTTTCGTGCGGCCTGCGAGGCGGAGGGACCGCGCACGGTCGTGTTTCGCGTGTCGGGCACCATTGCGCTGGAGTCGGAACTGGAAATCGAGCACCCCTACATCACCATCGCGGGCCAGACCGCGCCGGGCGACGGCATCTGCGTGAAGAACTATCAGGTGAAGGTGGAGGCGGACCATGTGATCATCCGCTACATGCGCTTTCGTCCGGGCGACGAGCGGGGTGTGGAGCAGGACACATTCAGTGGCGAGGGCGATCACATCGTTATTGATCACTGCTCGGTGAGCTGGGGCGTGGACGAGACCCTGTCCTTCAACAAAGCATCCAACCTCAGCGTTCAGTGGTGCCTCGTGAGCGAAAGTCTCTATCGCTCGGTTCATAAGAAGGGCGACCACGGCTACGGCGGACTCTGGGGCGGCCCCGGCGGCTCCTTTCACCACAATGCGCTTGTACATCACAGCAGCCGCAATCCCCGCGCGTCGGGCAACAAGGAATCGGGGCTGCTGGACTTTCGCAACAACGTGGTTTACAACTGGGGTTTTAATAGCGCCTACGGCGGGGAATTGTGGCCGCGCAACTGGGTAAACAACTACTACAAGCCCGGTCCCGCCACGCGCGACAGTGTGAAGCGGCGGATATTCCTGCAAAAGGCCAAAGAGGGAAAAATGTACCTCGCCGGCACCCACATGGATGGCTATCCCGAGGTGACCGCCGACAACTGGGGCAAGGGCGTGGACTATGCGGAAGACGGCGAGGCGACAGAGGCAACCTTGCGCGTGGACAGCGAGTTTATCGTCGCGCCGGTCACGACCGATACGGCGGAGGTGGCTTTCGAGCGCGTGCTGGCCGGCGTGGGTGCGTCGCTCGTGCGCGATTCGGTGGACACCCGGATTATCGAGGAAATACGCACGGGCACCGCGAAGTACGGCAAAAGCTTCGAGGGCGGCGGCAACGGCATCATCGATTCCCAGAAGGATGTGGGCGGCTGGCCGGAACTGAAATCCGAACCTGCGCCTGAAGATGGCGACCACGACGGGATGCCGGATACCTGGGAGAAAGACAAGGGCTTGAATCCGGCGGATGGGGCCGATGGCAACGCCGACCGCGACGGCGACGGCTACACCAATCTGGAAGAGTATTTGAACTCGTTGGCGCCGTGA